ATACTATGCATCGTTAAAAGCTTTTGCCAATTTAGGGAGATTGATAAATGCATGTTTTGGTTGggcttagaaatttttttgctgaaatttaaAATTGGTGAAGCTGATGGGAATGTTTTCATCATTCGAAGGAAAGTCTTGAAATGTTTGTTTTTGTATTGAGTTATTCTAGGACAAACCAATTTTGCCTATATTTTCATAACTATTCTATGCGGTAGATAGTGACCAGTCGTCTATCACTTTCACATGaacccatcattttttttttcacctttccCAATTAGCCACATCAAATAGTTGTTAAAAACACCAAACTATATATAGCAAAAGAAATGTCAAAGAATACGTTCATCATAAACTATTTGATAGTAATCAAATATTCCAGGggtatttcccaaaaaaaatcaactcaaagTAAGATCtatattctttttgtttgtttttgtattgAGTTATTCTAGGACAAACCAATTCTGCCTATATTTTCATAACTATTCTATGTGGCAGATAGCGACCGATTGTCTATCACTTTCACATGaacctatcattttttttcttcttttcctagTTAGCCACATCGAATAGTCGTTAAAATGGGTGTAAAGTTGGTTGTGGTCCTAGTAATTTTACCAATTTAAAAATACCAAACTCTATAGCAAAAGAAATGTCAAAGAATACATTCATCATAAACTATTTGATAATAACCAAATATTCCAGGggtatttcccaaaaaaaaagtcaactcACAGTaagatctatatatatatttttttttggggggggggggggggggtggggggcgattaattagttaattagttAAATAGGTAGAAAACAAAAAGGCGGAGCTTTGGAATTATTTGGAGCGCAAACCAGAGATATTTCTTAGGCCCATCTTGCCAAGGACAAGCTTGGGAATTGCAGGAGGGTTGTCAAGCCCCATGCTTCGGCTGAATTCATTAGCAAGCTCCACAAGCCTATGCTTGTCTCTGCCCACTTTCTTATTGGAATTGTAATAACCAAGCCAGGCCTGGTATGctgtttctttgttcttcatCTCCACTTGGGATAGTGCTCGTTCAACCTGTTTCATCAAATGTGCATTAGAAAAATGTTTGTGGGAATCTATACTACAaaatggtttaaaaagtgttttaaagaaaaataatcaagaCATATTAGTAAATTGAGCCATTTAAATTTATCTAGTACTCCAACTAccaaatagaaattaaatttactaaatcaccatcactcaatttccaacTCATGTTGTCTACCTCACCACTTTCTGCTTTagtttttctttcctctctctctctctccaacaacTAAGccttcttttttgtcttttttttttttttatttttttttattttttatttttttaaattttaataagtaataagcTTTATTGATATCAGAAAAAGGACGCCCTAGCACACAGCAAGTGTATAGGGGGTCAACaatcaagaataaaaattacaagaatcaagaaaaacaagaagagaagagaatgaTTGGTTTCGCAAAACAGACAACCAATCgaataaagttctaaagaaaaaaaaaacttgtcacATCATCAATCGACATGTTCTTTTTTACTACTtatattgatattattttaacattttcatttcAGCTACACTAATTTTATAAACATATTGCTTCTTAGTAGTCTAATAAAATTCTCTCTTCAACATAATAGGTACCTATAATGACACTATTTTTTATGTGCTTCACTTCATCCAGCCTACTATTATCATATCCTCTTCAATCTCTTCATCCTTATGAATTATTAATCCAAGATACTCAATATTTATTCACACAACTTCATCTCTACATTTTTGCTCCTTAGGATTACAACTTATTTTTGATGTCATGGAACCTCACCAAGGCAGGCTCTTTAGGATTATAACTACACTACatatgtttttaaatatttaaaaaaaaaaaaaaattaaaagagtctGTCGTGTGTGCTGACATATAGtagaaagaaaaacttgaagACAGAGAGAGAccaagagagaagaaaatcttTGTAAGCttacctttttctttgtgtctggATCAATCAAATGTACTGGAGCCTTCGATATTGGCAAATCCTTGATAGTAGATAAAAAGAATTCCTCCCAAGGTGCTAGTAACAATATGCCTTGCCCTTCTTTACCTTTACGCCCAGTTCTACCAAGTCTATGTATATACTGTTCTCTGTCAGAAGGCAAACCCACCTAtaattgcatccaccaaaacaaaaaagatggTGAAATTGATAACTGAACAAAGTGTACTGAATATTCAAAAGGTTTgaatattggaaaaaaaaaaaaaaaaagaaaccaaaaagaggctaagtgtgcgtttgggagCGTTTTGcgttttctgttttttcttttttttttttttttgcacgcgTTTGAGAGACCAACACGGCtattgttcatgaacagtagccgcaaagtttgacttttGTCACTTTTTCAGCACAAATTttactgtttacggacccacaaatttcacttttcagcaattttttcattaaaaatgggtcctacggtactattcacacatttaaaaattattttgctacagtgtttttcaatttttagtttcagttttcagctgtatccaaacggaccctaaattcAATTTGAGTGAATAAACTAGTCTTGCGTAAAAATCAAAGCAGGGACTCACAAATGCAAGGTGAAAAGGGTTTATAAGAAGTGACAAATTGACATTAAACTTTGCTGTCTATGATTTGTGCGTAGAATGCTTCTCAATTGCAAAAGGCAAGTGAATACACCAAAAATTGCCACAGCTATAAATGATTTGCACTAAGTTCAAGTCCACATGACCAGAAACTAACAATCCATTACCTGTATGACAAGGGTAACATCTGGATAATCTACTCCACGTGCAGATACATCAGATGTCACAAGGATAAGACCCTTTGACTTCCTGAATTCATCAGATATCCTGGTTCTGTAACTCTGTGGCTTTCTAGAATGGATCTCTCTGACATTCAAGTTCAGCTCCCCAAGAAGGTCAGCAACCAACCGTGTGACCATGGCAGTTGTGCAGAATACAAGAACCTGCACAAACCAAATGCTAAATAACATATTTTGGACAACCATGAAATTGCTTTCGAACAAAAACTATTGGCATCAGAGACAGTTCAAGAAAACAATGCAGATACTGACACTGAAAACCTGAGGTCTGAATTGAATAAAATACTCGTGACAACCTTGACAGATGTTCAATAATGTTTGTGAGCCTCCTCAAAAACATCTTGACAATAACTACTCTAATAAAAGAGTCTATGGCGTAGGCTTGTAGATTACAATGCATACCTTATAGTCGACATCATCTGCAATATGGTCTTTTAGAAGAACATACAGTAGGGAAAAATGCTTGTCTAAAGGAGCCACTAAATGCATCTGTCTGACCTGAAATGATCCAGCATTTAAAGAATTGAGAAAtaaacaaattcattaaatttacAGAATCAACTAAGAAACAGAGTTGGATAAAGGATTACCTGTGAATGCGTCTCCTCAGTGCCTTCTTGAACTGTATTGATAAATTCATGATCTCTTTTCAAAGCAATGTGACTGATTTGACGGACCTTCATACCAAAAAGCAAGTTAGCTATTTGTATTGTGATTTTACATGAAATATCAGCACAGACTAATAATTGTAATAGAAACCTCTTCAGGAACTGTGGCAGAAAACAAAAGCGTCTGTCGATGTTTAGGAACAGCAGCAATGATCTTCTCAATGTCTTTACGAAATCCCATGTCTAGTAAATGATCAGCTTCATCAAGTACAAGGACTTTCACACCCATCAGCCTAGTTGCAAAACCTGCGGTATTCTCAATATGATCTCTGAGCCTTCCAGGTGTAGCAACAAGAATCTGTAAGTTATGAATGTGGGAACTAtaaaaacaagtccaattaacTATTTTGAGACAATGATATTAACCTGTATCAGTAAGCTTTGCAACAGTATATATTTAACAGAAACTCAGTGAGGACCTAGTATTAATTTTTCTGGTAACTTGCGATCAAGTAAAAAACAAGAGGATAGAGTCAAAATAACCTAAAATCCGATCTACCAGCATACTTTACCACTTCCACTCTGCACCCATCCCATAACATACTAACATTCCAATCAATGTTTGGCCTAGTTAATATCATAAGAGTCCATAAATGACAGTCCTTTGGCAAATAATAAAACACTCACCTGGCAAGGGTTTGCTTGCATGCGTTTCTGTTCCAGAGCAAGTCTTGTTCCTCCTATTACAACTTGAACACCAATAGAAGGATGATACTTCAACAGGATATTAGCCTCTGCAGCAGCTTGGCTTGCAAGCTCTCGAGTTGGGCATATCACAAGCACAAGAATAGGGGGCCACTTTTGGTCACGACCAATAGGAGGTGACTTTACAACAACCTCGATTGATGGAAGCTGAAAGAAAGAACTTAGAATAGTGAGTGAAAACTCACTCGAACAATGCTACATGTGTGCATGTGCATGTAAACTCCCTTGAACCTATAGTTCTGGATGCCATCAGACAAAATAAAGTCAATATTCAGAGAATTTCTGTTCTTTGGAGATTTTAATACAGCTACATACAAACAAATTGATTGCAGACTCATTGGATCGCTAGAAAACCTTTTACCATGCTTAGACTTTTAAACTGAAaagacaaattttaattttatcttaaaaaccaatattaaaaatttcaactcAAATGTAATTCCTTATAATTCCAAGTATACCatttattcttttcttattttacatTATTCTTAAGAAAGAAGACTTTGATGGCTTatcaccaagaaaaaaaagaagggaaaggaCGACTTTGATGATATTCACAATGCAAATACATGGATAAGTCATCCAGACTTTAGAAGTAGAATAATGTGTTCTGCTTTTAGATGGGAGCTCTGCCTTGATTAACAGGCCAACATGCATCCATGCAGACACAAAATGAGGGAACTTACCAAAAATGCTACAGTTTTTCCAGTGCCTGTTCTAGCCTTGGCCAGAACGTCCTTGCCTAGAAAACAAAATCATCTAGAGTAAGCACCTTCGTATGGAAATGCAAgacaataaaatcaacagattCACAAACGATGatactaaaaaaaatgcaaggCACCATGTTTATGATCATTTGAGGAGTGCATAATAGAGCTGATGGTTGGTAGCACCCTAAGGGGCACAGTTGAAAACAAACCTTTCAGTATTACTGGAAGAGTTGCCTCTTGTACCACGGTCATTTTCTCATACCCAGCATCTTTGATTCCTTTTAATGACAATGGAGATACTGAACATTGATCAAATCTGCAGGCATTCACAGAAGTAAGATGTTAACAAATGCTGTAGCAATAAAGAGGTGGTGAGCTTGGCCATGGAGCTAAAAGATTATTAGCCAGTGGTGATAATAGTTTGCATAGATGATGAAAACAGTAAAGAGTTCAGAgcaaaaaaagattaaagaattgTGGACAGCAACCTGAAAAATTCATGGAGGAAACTTTTAATAGGAGAGAAGTCTTGAATTGCATGAGGGAAATTTTGAGCAAGAACAagaaagccaacaaaataagttgaatTTGCTTATTATAGGAAAAGGAATTGACAAAACAGCTACTATTTAGTATATTGCTGTGCCTATTACATCTCAGCCAACGTGTATTCTTCTACAACAAGctaaaattgaagaaaaggaagacaGCATGATGAAAGAACAGATAAAAGTGATGGAGAATAATGTTCCAATGCTTCAACATGTGCATCAAGCTAAGGGTGTGTCACTTTGCAATGATGATTCCCATTATTGATTTTGCATTTTCGGACAAGTTTAATGCTCCCACTAGAGAGAAGGATGTTCCACTGTCATCATGGTTTCAAATGTGATGAAACACTTCCACACACTTTTGGCAGGAACACATTAGCAGAAATCTCACAGGGCTCGAGTTATTTCTTGtctatatttataatatagaGCTGTGAGGTGGTTGTGAGAACATGCTTGTGTAGAAAATTTTAACCGTGTAGAACAACCAATGAGTTGATTGCAAAAAGGGAATATAGTACATAAATATGTTTAGCCATATGCACTATATAATGCtacagttaattttttttttttttttgataagctgcGATAGTTGCTACAGTTACTACGTTATCCtcaattatgcagaaaaacacAACCTGTAAACCGTATAACACAAAATGTTGTGCGGCCTCGAATGTGTGAGTTGTATTTCCTTACTTTGTTACACTTACCAAAACATAGCCACAACAAATACTaacagagaaaaaaacaaaaacaaaataaaaaagtgaaaacaagtTCAATTAAAGCCTAGACTAGAGGAAACCAATAATAGAAATTGCACTTTTAAATCATACCGAGTTTCGCTTAAATAAGATTGAGTGTCAGACTTTGAGGATGAAGGCCTTGGTAACACCCTTGCACTcacttcatcatctaatccaaACATAGAGCTTGCACTCTTCTTCAAcaattcatcatcatcatcatcatcttcttcatcttgaCTATCACTATCTTCCTCACTAAGCAAATCCCCTATAGTAGGCAATAACTTCTCTCCATCCTCATCATTCGTCCAACGTGGTTCCTTTATCAAATCCTGCTTCATCGAATTATTCACGCCTTTTCTTAACCCTTCGGTACCTCTATTTACATTTCTACTTCGCACATTCACATCATCATCCATCCATCGCAGTTGCTTTATCGAATCCTTCACGCCTTTCCTTAAACCATCACTACCTCTATTTACATTTCTATCTCTAACATACCCCTTATCCACCTCTCTTCTCCCCATCACATTCCTATTTCTCTCATACCCTTTATCCATCTCTCTCCCACCTTTCCTTCCCATCTCATTCCCACTTCGAAACCCGCCATTTGCTCTCCACGACACACCTTCCCCCTCACCCTCATTGTCTTCCAATGCACTCCCAAACCGCCTACTCACCCTCGAATTCCGATTCGACTCATCAAACGACTCCTTCGACCTCCTCCTCTTGTTCATCATTGAATTTGACTCCCTACCACCCTTACTATCCCGGTCTCTCGTTCTATTCCTAACTCTATTTACATCGGAGGCTTCGTCTTCGCTAGTGAGTTGGCCTCGGAAAGAGTCGGTCCTCAAATCACTAACCCAATCACTGAGTTCAGCCTCATCTTCAATCAAGCTCTTAGATGACGATGATGCCCTTCGAGCCTCCTTTCCCAAATGCCGAGTGGAGAATCTTCGAACACCCAATTCTCCATTTTCATTGCGAAGTAGATGGAGAGCGCGACCACCAGAGTATCTAAGCCTCAATGGGAATACGCGAGAGAAAACGGGTATGACCCGATGAGAGGGTTGGACCCAAGCTCCGGGTCTCATAGTCAGAGGGAAACCGGTGACCGGAAGAGTGGGCTTGAGGAGACGGAGCTGTGGGAAGAGCTTAACGGGCATTATGCAACCTCGATTCTCCGGTTTCCAGTTTGTGGCTGCCGGATAAGAAGTTGAAGAAGAGTCagtgttttagggttttaaaaCGAAATAAGAGGCTGTGAGACAAACAGACAGACAGGGTTTAAGAATTACTTTTGTTTGCCAAAATATGAAAGCGAGGATAGGGAAACGCCCACCAACACATTGTCGTTTATTTGGGTCactattctctctctttatttatttatttatttattaacaaacTTATGCTACAATTctcaccaaaaataaataaataaataaataaaaaaggtgaAAACATTTTGGTTCTTACATTTCAGGATTATAGTCAATTTGGTCTGTACATCTTagtagcagtcaatttggtcttgTTATTTTTAACTTGTAGTCAAATTGGTTCCTGCTGTCAACTAATTAACGGGAAATGCTTACGTAGCTAATGGATTGTATAGTTGGTGTAGACATCGCATTTTATACCCCTTATGACTCGGGCATCCGTTCCCTaatgattttgaaattctaaagcccaaggttggtttaggccTCGATCAGATTGAAATTAACTTGAGGAAAATGTTTTAggaaaaatataactcttttatgaatgaaataagctatttttggaaaataaagaccACAGAAACTCTAGAGCATGTGTAAGCATATATGCGTATGTGCACGCATGCTCAAGCTTTGGTTACGCATGCTTCatgcatgcatacgcatacacGGGCATGCGTATGCATGTTAGGGTTCTAGAAATTGtgaaagacaagtttttttttgcattaaggtTTGGGTTTCAAAATGAATTTCACGTTGTCTAATAGCTGTTCCAAACCCCCATTTTCGAACTATAAAAGGCCATACATAGtaacttttcaaaaaacatagaaaatcctaagggaaaatATAAGATTtgctagaaatagtgaatcaaaattGGAGTTTTTTACGAAAAATCCTcaagtcaatatttttttgattgagGCCTCTTCTGGCCTTGATCTTGGagttttaagattactaatcactttcTTATTTGATTGAGTTCAAAACACATAtaaaatcctaagggaaaatATAAGATTTGCTAGAAATTAATAGTGAATCAAAATTGGAGTTTTTTACGAAAAATCCTcaagtcaatatttttttgattgagGCCTCTTTTGGCCTTGATCTTGGagttttaagattactaatcacttccTTATTTGATTGAGGGGAATTGTCAAAATCAAGCCAAGGAGCCTTTGTTTTGGAGGTAAAGCTTCTAGCTCTTCTTGCCTCATTTTCTttgcttaattttgtttttctcttgtttATTTGCTTAGTATGtgttttaatatgtttgtttggtttagtCTTACGTTGTTTCTCCATAATAATATGATAGGTTGCTAAATTTTGTTTCTGTTCTGTTCTGCGTTCTTGTTTTTCAAGGTTAGGTTTAGGGTgtgtatgcgtatgcatgcttACTGCATGCGCACGCTAACTCGAAGTATGCGAACGCATACAACTGGGCTAAGTACGCATGCCCTATGTATGTGCATGCATACTCatgcctagaaaccctaatctaaaccTTTTCGCctctatttctttattttatttataccaTATGCTTCTACCTTATCTTGTTTCATGCTCTTGAGTCTCTGCCtctatgttttgtttgatgtttgTTCTTCACATGCTAGATTAGAGTTTCTCTCTAATGTTTTCTTTGATttgccatgaacatgcatataaCATGATCATGCATTAATGCATAGGTGCTGTAATGTAGAAAGGtgagtgaggtaagtcatgcatttaCATGGACATGCATTTGGGTTTACCTTGATAATAAGTATGAACATTCTTGTTTGATACCATGCCTATGTTCCTATCTTGATGATATATGCTTGTTTGTTTGCTGCCTTGGATATGGTTTGATATGAGTTGCATGATAGATGTATACTAGGTTTAAGATGTGATATGTATGATAGATGTATTTTAGGGTTTGGGGATGAAAATGTCATGTTGATTGcaagatgtatgctagtgtgtgtgtgagtctagAATGATAATATTTAATGTGCTTTTAATAGGATTAAGACGTAAGACATAATGAGTGGAAGATGACCCACTCATTGGGTGGGgttaggtgcctaacaccttcctatccccatacctaaactctaGACACGTGCTTTGGTAGTAGATCAGTCCTTCCATGAAGGGCACTATATATATTGTTCTTAGACCTAATATAGGTGGTAACTCCATATTTTCTCTACCTTGGTCCACTCGGGAAAGGTGtactccaccccccccccccagcgCGGTTGCACCCATAGTGATGACTCCACTGGGGATAGAGAGTTTGATTCCAATGTGTCTTATTTCTTAATCTTTATAAAGGCTTGTTCAATTTTTGTTTGCACACACTTCCCTTGATTCTTTTGTCCCTTCACTCCAGTTGGTGATAAGTGGGAAGATGAGTACGCTTCATTTGGGCCAAAGTCTTATGGAGTTCATCCTACTGACTCACAATCTGTGCCATTGCCTATGAGCAGCTTTGAGTACATTAACGGTTTGCTACCAATTCACTACGGTCCATTTAGGCCCAAGGTTGGAATCATGGcccacctagttgtgagtgacctaTTGATCTGTCCCTTTAGCTCTAGGGAGCCTACCCACACTTAGAGACATCCTAGATCCTATCAATAAGAGGGTACCTTTTTATATATCTTGTTTGTCCAACCATATATCTTGTGTTCATctaattctaaaggacaaataaaagatgtaCAAATTTGAGGATGGCCCAAAAGTTATGGATGttgagataaaagaaaagaagttctcacatGTAAAAGGCTTGTCCCAAAATTCGAAGGTTCATAAGACCATAGCATAGTTGCTATCATAAGTCCAAATCAAAAGGCCTCTTGAAAAGGAGAACCTTGGGCCTAAGGTAACAAATATGCTATGGACTTAGCATCCAACATCCTACAAAACCAATATGAAATCCCCTAATCTTAGGCCTTCTTGTTGCATGCCTAGGCCCAAAATGGTGAGAAATTCATGGACTTTGAATGGAGGTCTACAATATATTCTAACTAGAGGGCTAAAGAGCCCAAATGTGATGGATACATTGTTAGCCCATATTTGAGACAAAGGGTTGAAAATCTCTAAGTACATTCTAATGAAAGCCTACGAGAGAAAGATGAGAGCTTTATTTTAAATGGACTAAAGCCCAATGAAACAAGGGGCACGGTTCATGAGAGGAAAGGGAGCGATTTTGTAATCGGGCTTTCATTAAAATGGACTTAAAGACTTTCTAAGAATATCTAAGTTAATGAAAAGAACCTTTTAATTAGGACATGGGCTTAATAAAATGGGACTTCTTTTTAGGCACTATTGCACCACCAAGATCAAGTAAGCACGTCCCCATTCCAATTTGGGTCCAAGAAAAGAACGGAAGGCATTTGGTCAAAATTGAGGAAACATATCAAGAAAAGGTATTTCAAGAAGAGACATTTCAAGAGGAAGTATCTTAAGAAGGAATAGCTACTCCAATTGATGACACAATCGCACAAAAGATATTCAAAGTAATAGAAAAGCAAAGTGATGCCCTCAAGAGAAGAGTCAAAATTACACTAAGGACTTCCTCGTGAGTTAGAATTACCAAGAAACTTGTACACATATCCTCCGGAAATTGAATATGCAGGCACAATAAAAGAGGTATAGATAGAGACAAAGACCATGGTCATTCTGAATTAAGAGCCTCATCAGAGTAGGTAAAGATGGAGATAAAAGACAAGTATTACCAAGAGGCGCAGGCCACCCAgagaagtttgaggcaagagCCCCAGATGGACaccacagatatatatatatatatatatatatatcggtgGAAATATGCATGTACGCAGCGGAAAATtaatggatctacttcattcacaattgataacatgtgctatgtaaatttcagaatataagaacaagagagtgtaccttggtgtggtgaaattcaaaaccaaagatcagAAGTTCTTGAGAATAcctttaatcttcactccaattccaccaacgcccaagaagtgtggtctctcaatcagtttctaTGAGTTTGTTCAAAGGAGAATGAAtgagtgtccaacactcacatatACCATTTCATGTAATTACAAAAAATCTGTATGTTTCTCCCCTTacaactgattatctaattgcgctggccttttgggcctttccaattgggctttagtatgtggcttggagtggtaTCAAAAGGGAaccaataagacactagctccaatgggccttgggcttttctgtcaactcttgacaagtctaaagttaccattaattatatttaataccactatataaatataattgcactttaggccttattaataaattatatcacaagaatttattgtacatgcaaccccttcataaaatattcgtagtaatacaaagtcataaatgaagactgccactttgtagattactacatcttaatccttgagtacctgatttaatcattttaagttattcatcatatatttatgaaatccaattccataaatatatactttagtaatttcttaataaagtggttaggcctaataCTTTGAATAACCttacccattaaacttatctcaaaggaatattttatatatccgttaagagattatgaattccattttgagaatatatgttccatcaacattaaatgtggctatccaacatactgagattttgaccgttactttagatctcactcctgatatatcaaaacaacctacacttcatgatcagattcattattctctcaggattaagagtttatgtaaatagaagttgagagatttatcattcaattgacagtcattaggagaataataaatctcacagcgattcagttcaatatgtcttaactcttaaaaca
This genomic stretch from Quercus robur chromosome 4, dhQueRobu3.1, whole genome shotgun sequence harbors:
- the LOC126721293 gene encoding DEAD-box ATP-dependent RNA helicase 31-like produces the protein MPVKLFPQLRLLKPTLPVTGFPLTMRPGAWVQPSHRVIPVFSRVFPLRLRYSGGRALHLLRNENGELGVRRFSTRHLGKEARRASSSSKSLIEDEAELSDWVSDLRTDSFRGQLTSEDEASDVNRVRNRTRDRDSKGGRESNSMMNKRRRSKESFDESNRNSRVSRRFGSALEDNEGEGEGVSWRANGGFRSGNEMGRKGGREMDKGYERNRNVMGRREVDKGYVRDRNVNRGSDGLRKGVKDSIKQLRWMDDDVNVRSRNVNRGTEGLRKGVNNSMKQDLIKEPRWTNDEDGEKLLPTIGDLLSEEDSDSQDEEDDDDDDELLKKSASSMFGLDDEVSARVLPRPSSSKSDTQSYLSETRFDQCSVSPLSLKGIKDAGYEKMTVVQEATLPVILKGKDVLAKARTGTGKTVAFLLPSIEVVVKSPPIGRDQKWPPILVLVICPTRELASQAAAEANILLKYHPSIGVQVVIGGTRLALEQKRMQANPCQILVATPGRLRDHIENTAGFATRLMGVKVLVLDEADHLLDMGFRKDIEKIIAAVPKHRQTLLFSATVPEEVRQISHIALKRDHEFINTVQEGTEETHSQVRQMHLVAPLDKHFSLLYVLLKDHIADDVDYKVLVFCTTAMVTRLVADLLGELNLNVREIHSRKPQSYRTRISDEFRKSKGLILVTSDVSARGVDYPDVTLVIQVGLPSDREQYIHRLGRTGRKGKEGQGILLLAPWEEFFLSTIKDLPISKAPVHLIDPDTKKKVERALSQVEMKNKETAYQAWLGYYNSNKKVGRDKHRLVELANEFSRSMGLDNPPAIPKLVLGKMGLRNISGLRSK